From Klebsiella electrica, the proteins below share one genomic window:
- the crcB gene encoding fluoride efflux transporter CrcB has product MSQLLLAVFVGGGTGSVLRWWLGMKFNPMHHAIPMGTLAANLLGAFIIGAGLAWFNRLTNIDPMWKLLLTTGFCGGLTTFSTFSSEVFFLLQQGRFSWALLNILANLLGSFAMTATAFWLFSHAASR; this is encoded by the coding sequence ACTTTTAGCCGTTTTTGTTGGTGGTGGTACCGGCAGCGTTTTGCGCTGGTGGCTTGGAATGAAGTTCAATCCAATGCATCACGCGATTCCCATGGGCACACTTGCAGCCAACCTGCTGGGCGCGTTTATCATTGGCGCCGGGCTGGCATGGTTTAATCGCCTGACAAACATTGACCCAATGTGGAAACTGCTGCTCACTACCGGATTTTGCGGCGGGCTGACGACGTTTTCAACCTTCTCATCGGAGGTCTTTTTCCTGCTGCAACAGGGGCGTTTCAGCTGGGCGCTGCTGAACATTCTGGCCAATCTGTTAGGCTCATTCGCCATGACGGCAACGGCATTCTGGCTCTTTTCCCATGCGGCCAGTCGCTAA